The Corynebacterium camporealensis genome contains a region encoding:
- a CDS encoding ABC transporter ATP-binding protein gives MSDRKNDAAQAASLELTGVNFRYPGGDKLAISDINVSVEAASISALVGPSGCGKSTLLKTVGGMIAPEDGQVLIGGNDVTHTPMTKRKIGWVPQQYALFEHMDVKSNVAFGLRAQKFPKTQRVERVKEMLELCQMTEFADRAVDELSGGQRQRVAIARALAPYPRLLLLDEPLAALDPQLRGKLRADLRKMIRDAGVTTIIVTHDQEEALAMADHLVVMKKGEVAQSGAPSKVWSRPETAWVASFLGNAQVIPVLKNLDGNRSEIAPGLDVPTTGDGGSRVAVRPVDFVVESAEHAEGVEAEIIDSEFHGDSYAVTVRLHGEHDDLVLPARSHAEREPGEVVRVKASNHREVPEVR, from the coding sequence ATGTCAGACCGTAAAAATGATGCCGCACAAGCGGCCTCGCTGGAACTCACCGGAGTCAACTTCCGGTATCCCGGCGGCGACAAGCTGGCGATCAGCGACATCAATGTCTCCGTCGAGGCAGCATCGATTAGCGCGTTGGTTGGCCCCTCCGGTTGTGGCAAGTCCACCTTGCTGAAGACCGTCGGCGGCATGATTGCGCCGGAAGACGGCCAAGTGCTTATTGGTGGCAATGACGTCACCCATACGCCAATGACCAAGCGCAAGATTGGTTGGGTTCCTCAGCAGTACGCACTCTTTGAGCACATGGACGTCAAGAGCAATGTCGCGTTTGGCCTGCGCGCACAGAAGTTCCCCAAGACGCAGCGCGTCGAGCGCGTCAAAGAAATGCTCGAGCTGTGTCAGATGACGGAGTTCGCTGACCGTGCAGTTGATGAGCTCTCTGGTGGTCAGCGTCAGCGTGTGGCTATTGCGCGTGCGCTTGCACCGTACCCGCGACTGCTGCTGCTCGATGAGCCACTGGCAGCACTCGACCCGCAGCTGCGCGGAAAGCTGCGCGCTGACCTACGCAAGATGATCCGCGATGCGGGTGTGACCACCATTATCGTCACCCACGACCAGGAAGAAGCCCTCGCCATGGCTGACCACCTCGTGGTGATGAAGAAGGGAGAGGTCGCACAATCTGGTGCACCAAGCAAGGTGTGGTCCCGTCCAGAAACTGCTTGGGTGGCGTCCTTCTTGGGCAATGCGCAGGTCATCCCAGTGCTGAAGAACCTGGACGGTAACCGCAGTGAAATCGCGCCGGGACTGGACGTTCCCACCACTGGCGATGGTGGTTCGCGAGTTGCGGTTCGACCTGTCGACTTCGTCGTTGAATCTGCTGAACATGCCGAAGGAGTTGAAGCAGAGATCATTGATAGCGAGTTCCACGGTGACTCCTATGCCGTCACGGTTCGTCTGCACGGCGAGCACGATGACTTAGTCCTTCCCGCACGCTCCCACGCAGAGCGGGAACCAGGCGAGGTGGTCCGTGTGAAAGCAAGTAATCATCGAGAGGTACCGGAGGTACGTTAA
- a CDS encoding MBL fold metallo-hydrolase, with amino-acid sequence MTTQEIKSAKLTVIGASACAPTELGAASGYLLEVETTEGKEGILIDCGPGVIATLAKEEMLDRVTALLVSHSHADHCADLTVLAYRRSFPEVLPQIPLIAPEDLTGRLPKLDEVFGIPSLDTMRTPLESQFDIQVRNPGENFELAGLQVETITADHPVPTMSIKFPELGFVYTADTAYTDDLEKFAQGADFLLAECTYRAADKVDVSGHGHLDGHTVAKLGHNTGTAHLAVTHLADPAQTDEIAEEIRTIHSGGFTMVAPGMEFKLR; translated from the coding sequence ATGACTACACAAGAGATTAAGTCCGCAAAGCTCACCGTCATTGGTGCATCGGCATGTGCGCCGACTGAACTGGGTGCTGCTTCGGGGTATTTGCTCGAAGTAGAAACCACCGAAGGAAAAGAAGGCATCCTCATTGACTGCGGCCCGGGCGTTATTGCGACGCTGGCCAAGGAAGAGATGCTGGACCGTGTGACCGCATTGCTGGTCTCCCACTCGCATGCGGACCACTGTGCAGATCTGACTGTGCTGGCTTACCGACGCTCTTTCCCTGAGGTGCTGCCGCAGATCCCACTCATCGCGCCAGAAGACCTTACTGGTCGTTTGCCGAAGCTGGACGAAGTCTTTGGTATCCCAAGTTTGGACACCATGCGCACGCCGTTGGAGTCCCAGTTCGATATCCAGGTTCGCAATCCTGGTGAGAACTTCGAGCTTGCTGGTTTGCAGGTTGAGACCATCACCGCGGATCACCCGGTCCCGACGATGAGCATTAAGTTCCCAGAGCTGGGCTTCGTGTACACCGCAGATACTGCTTACACCGATGATCTGGAGAAGTTCGCGCAGGGCGCAGACTTCCTCCTGGCTGAGTGCACCTACCGCGCGGCAGACAAGGTGGACGTGAGCGGACATGGCCATCTGGATGGGCACACCGTCGCAAAGCTCGGGCACAACACGGGAACTGCCCACCTGGCAGTAACTCACTTGGCTGACCCCGCGCAGACCGATGAGATTGCCGAGGAAATCCGTACCATCCATTCCGGTGGTTTCACCATGGTCGCGCCGGGGATGGAATTTAAGCTTCGCTAA
- the metG gene encoding methionine--tRNA ligase encodes MTESVVVNVAWPYANGPRHIGHVAGFGVPSDVFARYQRMRGRNVLMVSGTDEHGTPLLVQADKEGVSVRELADRYNRQIVQDLAGLGLSYDLFTRTTTRNHYAVVQELFKGLYANGYMLKETTKGAISPSTGRTLPDRYIEGTCPICDADDARGDQCDNCGNQLDPVDLINPVSKINGETPEFIETEHFLLDLPSVKDALAKWLDTREDWRPNVLKFSQNLLEDMRPRTMTRDIDWGIPIPVEDWQDNGAKKLYVWFDAVIGYLSASIEWAKRTGNPDAWKQFWQNPDARHYYFQGKDNITFHSQIWPAELLGYAGKGSKGGELHTYGELNLPTEIVSSEFLTMSGSKFSSSKGVVIYVKDFLETFGPDALRYFISVAGPENNDTDFTWDEFVRRINNELANGWGNLVNRTVSMAHKNFGEVPVPAALEDADKKILQLAEETFDIVGEALEHSKFKQGITAAMHVVGEANAYIADQEPWKLAKDESKRERLATVLWTALQVVSDCNVLLTPFLPFIAQRVHETLGRTGIWAAEPKIEEVVDDLPVELVGVGLPPQNHPYPIITGDYTKQEAAWKRIDVVPGTELNKPKPLVSKLDPKLGETGPEWAPV; translated from the coding sequence ATGACTGAGTCTGTAGTAGTTAATGTTGCCTGGCCCTACGCCAACGGCCCGCGTCATATTGGACATGTGGCTGGTTTCGGCGTTCCCTCCGATGTGTTCGCGCGTTACCAGCGAATGCGGGGCCGCAACGTGCTGATGGTCTCCGGTACGGATGAGCACGGCACCCCGCTGCTGGTGCAGGCTGACAAAGAGGGTGTCTCCGTTCGTGAGTTGGCAGACCGCTACAACCGTCAGATCGTTCAAGACCTGGCGGGGCTGGGTCTGTCCTATGACCTGTTTACTCGTACCACCACGCGTAACCACTACGCGGTGGTCCAGGAGCTGTTTAAGGGCCTGTACGCCAATGGCTATATGCTCAAAGAAACCACCAAGGGTGCTATTTCCCCGTCGACGGGTCGTACGCTGCCGGACCGCTACATCGAGGGCACTTGCCCGATTTGTGACGCCGATGATGCCCGCGGTGACCAGTGCGATAACTGCGGTAACCAGCTGGACCCGGTGGACCTGATTAACCCGGTGTCCAAGATCAATGGAGAGACTCCAGAGTTCATTGAAACTGAGCACTTCCTGCTGGACCTGCCATCGGTGAAGGATGCGCTGGCGAAGTGGCTGGATACCCGTGAGGACTGGCGCCCGAACGTGCTGAAGTTCTCCCAGAATCTGCTGGAGGACATGCGCCCGCGCACCATGACCCGCGATATTGACTGGGGTATTCCGATTCCGGTCGAGGATTGGCAGGACAACGGCGCGAAGAAGCTGTATGTCTGGTTCGACGCGGTGATTGGTTACCTGTCTGCTTCCATTGAGTGGGCAAAGCGTACCGGTAACCCGGATGCGTGGAAGCAGTTCTGGCAGAACCCGGATGCCCGCCACTACTACTTCCAGGGCAAAGACAACATCACCTTCCACTCCCAGATTTGGCCAGCAGAGCTGCTGGGTTACGCCGGTAAGGGTTCTAAGGGCGGTGAGCTGCACACCTACGGAGAGCTCAACCTGCCGACTGAGATTGTCTCTTCGGAGTTCCTTACCATGTCGGGTTCGAAGTTCTCCTCGTCTAAGGGCGTAGTGATCTACGTCAAGGACTTCCTCGAGACCTTTGGTCCGGATGCGTTGCGCTACTTCATTTCTGTGGCAGGTCCAGAAAACAACGACACTGACTTCACCTGGGATGAGTTCGTCCGTCGCATCAACAACGAGCTGGCCAATGGCTGGGGCAACCTGGTCAACCGCACCGTGTCGATGGCGCACAAGAACTTCGGCGAGGTGCCGGTTCCGGCAGCACTCGAGGACGCCGATAAGAAGATTCTGCAGCTGGCAGAAGAAACCTTCGACATCGTCGGTGAGGCACTAGAGCACTCCAAGTTCAAGCAGGGCATTACTGCTGCTATGCACGTTGTTGGTGAGGCCAATGCTTACATCGCCGACCAGGAGCCGTGGAAGCTGGCCAAGGATGAGTCCAAGCGCGAGCGCCTGGCCACCGTGCTGTGGACTGCGCTGCAGGTCGTATCTGACTGCAACGTCCTGCTGACTCCGTTCCTGCCGTTTATCGCACAGCGTGTCCACGAGACTCTGGGTCGTACGGGTATTTGGGCAGCAGAGCCGAAGATTGAAGAGGTCGTCGACGACCTACCGGTCGAACTGGTCGGTGTGGGCCTGCCGCCGCAGAACCACCCGTACCCAATCATCACTGGTGACTACACCAAGCAGGAAGCTGCCTGGAAGCGCATCGACGTCGTGCCGGGTACTGAGCTCAACAAGCCGAAGCCACTAGTGAGCAAGCTGGACCCGAAGCTCGGCGAGACCGGCCCGGAATGGGCACCGGTGTAG
- a CDS encoding GNAT family N-acetyltransferase, with product MQIRRAELADAPAITEIYNAGSAASPATNLVTWQDSVEERREWIEQMDKDGYPIFVAEEDGKILGWAAYFQFVTPGLYYGTAEDSIYIDAAAQGKGVGSALMEKIVEHAADNDYVHTIITYIVDTNAASIALHEKFGFVETGRMPNIHTKHGQRLGLVHLQLDFER from the coding sequence ATGCAGATTCGACGCGCAGAACTTGCCGATGCCCCCGCCATCACCGAAATCTATAACGCCGGCTCCGCTGCCAGCCCCGCCACCAACTTGGTGACATGGCAAGACAGCGTCGAGGAGCGCCGAGAATGGATTGAGCAGATGGACAAGGATGGCTACCCCATTTTTGTCGCCGAAGAAGACGGCAAAATCCTAGGCTGGGCTGCCTATTTCCAGTTCGTGACTCCGGGGCTGTACTACGGCACCGCAGAGGATTCCATCTATATTGATGCCGCTGCCCAGGGCAAAGGTGTGGGCAGTGCACTAATGGAAAAGATTGTGGAGCACGCCGCCGACAACGACTACGTGCACACGATCATTACCTACATCGTGGATACGAATGCAGCCTCCATTGCACTGCATGAGAAGTTCGGCTTCGTCGAGACCGGGCGCATGCCGAATATCCATACCAAGCATGGGCAGCGCCTCGGCCTCGTGCACTTGCAGCTGGATTTTGAGCGTTAG